In Lolium rigidum isolate FL_2022 chromosome 7, APGP_CSIRO_Lrig_0.1, whole genome shotgun sequence, the DNA window CTTCTTATTTCTCAAGACTTATTTATGTGACATTCTTAAGGAAAAATGCAAGTTTTTTGCTGGTTTATTTTGTAAAATCAGCAAAGTTGGGCCCAAATTTTGTAACTTAATGAGTGCAGTTTTGTGTCAACAACCTATATATGCCATATATATAGTAATAGTGCTTGAACTGATTTCGTTTGTGGGGAAACTCATGGAATCACATGGCACATATTTGACCTCTGTTTTTTTTTCCGGCAAGAGCTTTCAGGGAAAGATACAGTTTTTCTTTCCATTAAGCAGGATCTTACTGGTATGTTCAGTTTGAACCAAAGTTACAGGAAAGCTCATACAAAAAACTCGTGCTCAGATGAACAGAGCATGCATGTTTCTGCTCAACATGACCCCAGCAACAGAGTTATAAATTCTACACTACGTGTAGGCTTCCGGACTGCAGTTTATCTGCATTTGTTTGATATTACATCATTAAAATAACTGTAGAATGAGAAGAGTGATTTGGACGCATTTACGTATGATTTTATGATACTAAATCAAAACCAATGCGAAAAAGATGCTATACAAATATGAGATTAATCCCCATAATTAATTTAGCCTCCATATCACGATGGTGGGAACTGCCTAAGAGTTTTTTTTACCAATAAGGAATAACTGAGTTAAAAGAAAGCAAGTGATTTACATTCATAATTCCTAAACTTATACTAACGAGAGAACACATTTGAAATCTACCGAAGTGATTGGAGTGTGCAGGGCTTACTTGAGTCACAGGAAATTGAATAGTGTACTAGTCTGGCAACTAGACAAGGCCCTTGGATCTGGCACTGTTGAGCAGCATAAGAAGAGAAACAGTGTTGCAATGGAACCTTTGGTCTACTAAGTGCACAACAGGGTCAGAAACTTGACCATAATCCTCATACTGGATGATGAATTTAACAACATACAAGCCAAACAATGGATCAAAGTGCTCCATTCAATACATTCACAAATTCCAATATACAACTGTCGGTTAACCATtcacaaacacacacaaaacaacAAGATTTGCAACAGAAAGGACTGTTGTGATCTTCAATGTTTTCACTCCTCAAACATACTGCTTCCATCAGCATGTTTCTGCTCAATACGAGCCCAGCGACTGAGTTATAAGTTGTACACTAGGGGTGCTACTGATCACATGGTTGTGGCTGTCGAACATGCTTCTTCCACCAGTCAGCAGGTGATCTGTGACAAAAGTGGACATGCCTCTCCTGGTCAAGGCCTGGGCGCACCCTCACGTTGCAGCCGGGCTCCTCACAGCGAACATATGACCCATTGGATCTATGTTTCCGAGCACAATGCACAATCATCtacaaatgaaaagaaaaaataacGTTAGCTCAAAAACCAACCGTTTTTTAAAAAGTACATCAATTAAGTACTCACATAATCGGTAGAGACAGTACAGTCTCTAGCCTGTTGCCTCGTCACCGCTTCCGCCGGcaaagaagaaatggtgggagaaggaggcggaGGCGCAAGCGACCCTccgtggcgacgacgacgaggaggagttccccgGCCAGAACTTCATGGTCGGCCCctccgtcgacgaggactacTGGCATATCGCGATGGACTCGCGGCATGCGGTGTTGTGGTCCGTCAAGGACCACGGCaccaacttcgtcgacctcgaCGGGCCTTCCGAGCTGCCCGTgtcaaaggaggagaaggccaccGCCGCCGACGACAGGTCCTTCGGGCCATCCAGCAATGATGGCGACGACGCCAACAAcctggacttcagcgccttcgactcaCGGCGCCGCTAGATATTTTTTTAAGTTTTTTTAATTTAAACTCAAGTTATTTTCGTATAAATTTCGTTCAAATTTCGTATAAATATCGTATCAACAAAATCATTTTAAGTTTTAATTTCTATCGGGACTGGCGTCTTGAGGGCGCCGTTGTGGGAGCCGCATCCCAAATAAAGGATGCTCTATCGACACCCCATACgatagtgccggcgcccctgctgACGTCTATTTAgaagccgccggtggagatgctcctaGAGAATATCATACTGTTCAAACATCAGCCTATTTGCAACAATGGTCCCGTAAAAATGGCTTTTGAAGGTGCCTCAAGTTTTACGTTTTTTTTCTGTGAAACAAAACTAGGAAAATACATCGGTCGTGGACTCCATCCATTAAAGCAGAACGGCGCCGCCGCTCCATCACTCCCACTCACatcccgccgccgtccgccgccgcgaAGCCAGCTTGCTCATCCCAGCAGCTTACTCTTCTCCCGGCTCTTTCCCCAGCCGATTAATCCCGTCGTctcgcctgccgccggtcagtgcTCCTCCTTTAGCCCCTAGCTTGCGAGGGCGGAATTCGGGGAAGAAACCGAGCGGAATTCCTTCAGCAAGCAACCAAGACTCCGGATCTTTGATATCCGTCTCCCTACTGTACTCGGATTTGCTTCAGCTATTCGAATTAGGAGTGTGCCCTCGGTTGGTGGTCTATACAAGTATTGACAGGAGCCTGTCTTCCGTCTGAAGAAATTTGTCCAAGCATCAGGCTTTTGCAATTATAGACAGGAGCCTGCCTTCCGTCTGAAGAAATTTGTCCAAGCATCAGGGTTTTGCAAGTATAGACAGCAGCCTGCCTTTCGTCTGAAGAAATTTGTCCAAGCATCAGGGCTTTGCAACTTTGGGAGTTACTGAAGAAATTTAGCCACGAGTTCCGCCTTCCCTCAGTTATACTTGAAGAAGAAATTTGTCTGCTTGGCCCAAGTTCGAGACCTTTGCAGAGTGACACTGCTCTCATGGAGCTAAGTAGCGTCGCCTCGATGATGAGCCTAGGGAGTCTAGCTATACAGCGGACATCTTTGTGCTCCCTAGTCTTCAGAGTTTTGCAAAGGCTGGTAGGCTTCACTTCCGGCTCACTGAATAAATTCTGCAAAGATGTTCATCAACCACTGACCGAGACTATCGTGGGCACATCGCCAGAGCTGCCTCAGGACGTCTTGATGGGTATCTTTGCCACCCTTGAAATGCCTGACTTTATACGCGCTGGCGCCGTCTGCCTCTCTTGGCACTCTGCATATGCCAGCCTACGAAGCCTTGGGCAGTATAAACTATGGCCGTGCCTCCTCTATACTTCTGAATCTGCTGGTGATAGCTCTGCTTGCCTCTACAGCCTCACTGAAAGGAGATCGTACAAGTTAACTCTTCCGGAGCCACCTATCCGCTCTAGGTGTTTGATTGGGTCCTCTCATGGCTGGCTACTTACTGTTGATGAGAGATCTGAGATGCATCTTCTCAATCCGATCACATGTGAACAGATTGCTTTaccttcggtgaccaccctcgagCATGTGAAGCCCATCTTTGATGAGTACGGTGTTCTCCACAAGTATGAATTGTCTTGGCTCACTGGAAGAACTACTAACTATATCTCACCGTTGATCTTCGCTCTTGACAAGCTGCGGGATGAATTCCAATATAAGGCATTTGTGTTCCCTGATACATCCACGGGAAGCTACATTGTGGTGCTCATCCATAACCCAGTGCGCCAGATCTCTTTTGCAAGGCTAGGGGATGATAAATGGACCTGGCTGCCGCATCATTATATCTATTGCGATTGCATTTACAAGGATGGCTTGTTGTATGCTGTGTCTACAACGGGAGATCTTCACACTTTTGATCTTAGTGGCCCTACGGTCCAAATGAATACGATCATAAGCATACACAGGGATGTTGACTGTGAGTATGCATACATTGTTCAATCTCCATCTGGTGATCTGCTTTTTATTTGGAGACTCTTTGAGGATTTGAAGTTGGAACCTGATCCTGGGGAAACTGTGTTTTGGAATACTACAAAATTCAGAATATATGAAGTTGAAGCTGCTGGGAGTAAACTTAAGGAAATCAATTGCTTGCGTGACCATGTTTTGTTTCTTGGGCATAATGAATCACTTTGTCTCAGTGCTGAAGAATACCCATCGCTCAAGGCAAATCATGTCTACTTTACTGACGATAATATGTTGTGGACATTGGGATTTAAGAATAATCACCGTGATATGGGAATTCTCAACTTGGATGATAACAGCAAGGAAGAACTTGTATCTTCTCAGCTTTGTTCCAACTTTCCGGCTCCTATTTGGATTACACCTGATTTTAGAAACATGAACTTGGCTTCAGGTGCTGCTTACAAAATGGTTGAGTGAGCTTGCAGTTGTGTGGTTTGCTAGGCTATTGCGCTTCTTAGAGAAAGTCATGGACAAACTACTCAAGTGATCACTTGGACCCCAAGTCCATCCACACTAGCTTCGACCCAGTTGAATAAATAGTTCGAGTTTTTCTTTGTTTACCCATGCTGTAATCATGTACATCACACAGTTTAATGTATCAATGGAAAACTTGAGGAATACCCAATTTCCCTCTGGTGTGTGTCTGCATCTGCGTGTGTATTTTTCGTTTACAATTAGCAAATTTTTTTGAAATATTAAACTGTCAAAAGATGCAGGAAATTTGACTCATTTGTTAGTTAGTGTGTTGTTGATGGTTGCAAGGGAATTCTGGTAAGGGAAGAATCCTTGCTTCATCAGCAGAGTCTGCATtgctctctctctcactcctttTCTTTGAGTTTTTTGGGTAAGTGGGTAACAGTGCTACCAAGTACCAATCATGGGTATTCCTGGATGTTAATCGCCATTGTCATTCATAACtgtgcacatggttcagaaactataggTTGCATAAATTGAATGCTAAATAATCTGTGTTACTCTCCTGCCGTGGTTTGTTGATATGGTTCTGTGGTATGTCCTTTTGCACTGATGTCATCGAGATGGCAAGTTGGAATGCACTACCTGTTGTGTGGAGGGAGCACTCGTGTTGGAGATAGTGTTGAAGGGGATCAATATGGAGGTACATAGAGGCGAGCTTGCGGCGGTGGTTGGAACGGTTGGGTCCGGCAAGTCGTCAATGCTATCTCGCATCATAAGGAGAGATGCACAAGGTCTCAGGCAAGGTAAGTCAGTGTAATTTTATATGGAAAACAGACATCCTTGTGTATCAAAATAATTTGCTATTTGCTCATTCATTTGGTGCAACATTCTTCTTGTTTCTCAAGACTTATTTATGTGACACTCTTAAGGAAAAATGCAAGGTTTTTGCTGGTTTATTTTGTAAAATCAGCAAAGTTGGGCGCAAATTTTGTAACTTAATGAGTGCAGTTTTGTGTCAACTACCTATATATGCCACATATATAGTATTCACATGGCTCATATTTGACCTCTGTTTTCTTATATTTTTCCTGGCAAGAGCTTTCAGAGAAAgatacttttttttttcattaAGCAGGGTCATACTGGTATATTCAGATTGAACCAAAGTTACAGGAAAGCTCATACAAAAAATTCATGCTCAGATAACAGAGCATACATGTTTCTGCTCAACATGAGCCCAGCAACAGTTATAAATTCTACACTACGTGTAGGCATATCTTCTATTCCGAACTGCAGTTTATCTGCATTGGTTTATTATTACAACATCAAAATAACTGTAGAATGAGAAGAGTGATTTGGACGCGTTTACGTATGATTTTATGATACTAATTTGAAACCAATGCGGAAAAGGTGCTATACAAATATGAGATTAATCCCCATAATTAATTTAGGCCTCCATATCACGATGGTGGGAACTGCCTAAGAGTTTTTTTACCAATAAGGAATAACTGAGTTAAAAGAAAGCAAGTGATTTACATTCATATTTCCTAAAGTTATACTAACGAGAGAACACATTTGAAATCGAAATTCCATACCGAAGTGATTGGAGTGTTCAGGGCTTACTTGAGTCACAGGAAATTGAATACTGTACCAGTCTGGCAACTAGACAAGGCCCTTGGATCTGGCACTGTTGAGCAGCATAAGAAGAGAAACAGTGTTGCAATGGAACCTTTGGTCTACTAAGTGCACAACAGGGTCAGGAACTTGACCATAATCCTCATACTGGATGATGAATTTAACAACATACAAGCCAAACAATGGATCAAAGCGCTCCATTCAATACATTCACGAATTCCAATATACAACTGTCGGTTATCCATTCACAAACACACacaaagcaacaagatttgcaacaGAAAGGACTGTTGTGATCTTCAATGTTTTCACTCCTCAAACATACTGCTTCCACCAGCATGTTTCTGCTCAATACGAGCCCAACAACAGAGTTATAAGTTGTACACTAGGGGTGCTATACTGCTATTGATCACATGGCTGTGGCTGTCGAACATACTTCTTCCACCAGTCAGCAGGTGATCTGTGACAAAAGTGGACATGCCTCTCCTGGTCCAGGCCTGGGCGCACCCTCACGCTGCAGCCGGGCTCGTCACAGCGAACGTGTTGCCCATTGCGACGATGAAACTCATCACAGTGCAAAATTATCTACAGATGAAAAGAAAAAATAGCGTTAGCTCAAAACTCAACTGGGAGTTTTTTCAAAGTACATCAATT includes these proteins:
- the LOC124676304 gene encoding probable F-box protein At4g22165, which produces MELSSVASMMSLGSLAIQRTSLCSLVFRVLQRLVGFTSGSLNKFCKDVHQPLTETIVGTSPELPQDVLMGIFATLEMPDFIRAGAVCLSWHSAYASLRSLGQYKLWPCLLYTSESAGDSSACLYSLTERRSYKLTLPEPPIRSRCLIGSSHGWLLTVDERSEMHLLNPITCEQIALPSVTTLEHVKPIFDEYGVLHKYELSWLTGRTTNYISPLIFALDKLRDEFQYKAFVFPDTSTGSYIVVLIHNPVRQISFARLGDDKWTWLPHHYIYCDCIYKDGLLYAVSTTGDLHTFDLSGPTVQMNTIISIHRDVDCEYAYIVQSPSGDLLFIWRLFEDLKLEPDPGETVFWNTTKFRIYEVEAAGSKLKEINCLRDHVLFLGHNESLCLSAEEYPSLKANHVYFTDDNMLWTLGFKNNHRDMGILNLDDNSKEELVSSQLCSNFPAPIWITPDFRNMNLASGAAYKMVE